The following are encoded together in the Cololabis saira isolate AMF1-May2022 chromosome 5, fColSai1.1, whole genome shotgun sequence genome:
- the commd4 gene encoding COMM domain-containing protein 4 gives MRFRFCGDLDCPDWVLAEISTLAKISSVKMKLLCAQVVKNLLGEGIDYDKVAKLTADAKFESGDIKASVAVLSFILSSAAKHDVDSDSLSSELQQLGLPKEHATGLCKSYEDKHSALQDKLRETSLRLGRLDSVSWRIDYTLSSSELREVNEPLLQLKLQTQGELGSAKTTVVSVSADKFRVLLAELKQAQNMMNALQ, from the exons ATG CGGTTCCGTTTCTGTGGAGATCTGGACTGCCCTGACTGGGTACTTGCAGAAATCAGCACCTTAGCAAAGATT TCTAGTGTCAAGATGAAGCTCCTTTGTGCTCAAGTAGTGAAGAATTTGCTCGGGGAGGGAATCGAC TATGACAAAGTTGCAAAGCTAACTGCAGATGCAAAGTTCG AGAGCGGAGACATCAAAGCCAGTGTGGCAGTGCTTAGCTTCATTTTGTCCAGTGCAGCGAAGCATGATGTCGACAGTGATTCTCTGTCCagtgagctgcagcagctcggtCTGCCTAAAG AACATGCTACAGGACTGTGCAAATCATATGAAGACAAGCACTCTGCACTTCAAGACAAGCTGAGAGAAACCAGTTTGAGAT TGGGGCGGCTGGACTCTGTGTCCTGGCGAATCGACTACACATTGAGCTCCAGTGAGCTGAGGGAGGTTAATGAACCGCTGTTACAGCTAAAACTGCAAACGCAGGGAGAATTAGGATCTGCAAAGACAACTGTTGTCTCAGTTTCTGCTGACAAGTTCAGAGTCTTGCTTGCTG AACTCAAACAAGCCCAGAACATGATGAATGCACTACAATGA
- the man2c1 gene encoding alpha-mannosidase 2C1 encodes MYHQPVLKNRRTLLERAEKFISDIYFTDCNLRGRLNGDSCPLQSISSFLSAKRITFTEACKQNFAPYKVGETFGPTWWTCWFKVTLTIPESWRGREVHFLWESDGEGMVWRDGQPVQGLTKEGEKTSYILSECLKDEEPHSVTLYVEMACNGLFGAGQGSMIAAPDPNRKFSIQKAELVIFNRDVRQLLTEFEMLVDIVKELGEGEQRGYQALFTVNEMVNLCDPNDPSSFSEARRLASKFFNQQNGESQHMVHAMGHCHIDSAWLWPYEETIRKCGRSWVTVVNLMDKNPDFIFTCSQAQQFQWVKSWYPGLFSKIQHYVKKGRFIPVGGTWVEMDGNLPSGESMVRQFLEGQRFFNQEFGMYCKEFWLPDTFGYSAQLPQIMQGCGISNFLTQKLSWNLVNTFPHNTFFWEGLDGSKVLTHFPPGNSYEMKAKIEELVRTVRNNKDKGRANHSAALFGYGDGGGGPTQLMLDRLRLVQDTDGLPKVQMSTPDRLFSQLRAESALLCTWSGELFLELHNGTYTTQAQIKRENRQCETLLHDVEVASSLALCRNRTFLYPQEKLQQLWRLLLLNQFHDVIPGSCVGVVVDDALKYYNDIRSDGSVLLREACEALGPKGSSVGVFNSLPWERHEVVQIQDGTDKPGLALVRAPSVGASPVIDIQPVTAVSVTLQADGTVLMENGILKAAINRDGTLASLCLIGSNRETISDGCVGNQFVMFDDVPLYWDAWDVMDYHLQTRKPVSEVVQPAHVVSSGGLRGSVGFTLRISDKSVVTQEIVMDAMCPYIKFDTKVEWAESHKFLKVEFPVRVRSPNATYEIQFGHLQRPTHRNTSWDWARFEVWGHKWADLSEHNFGVALLNDSKYGYSVHENTMTLSLLRSPKAPDATADMGTHQFTYAVMPHSKSFQEASVIQCAYNLNFPLRLIQCSPDTVPWSAFSVPEPVILETVKQTEEGKGMLVLRLFESHGSSVTVTLRTTIPVREAWHCDLLERRQSTQPAHVTPEGIALDFTPFQIVTLLLVL; translated from the exons ATGTATCACCAGCCGGTGCTGAAGAACAGGCGCACTCTCCTCGAGAGAGCCGAGAAGTTTATCTCTGATATTTATTTCACTGACTGCAATCTGAGAGGACG ACTTAATGGAGACTCCTGCCCACTGCAATCAATCTCCTCCTTCCTGTCTGCCAAAAGAATCACATTCACTGAAGCCTGCAAACAGAACTTTGCACCTTATAAAGTTGGTGAAACCTTTGGGCCGAC GTGGTGGACATGCTGGTTTAAGGTGACCCTCACAATCCCCGAGTcctggagagggagagaggtgcATTTTCTGTGGGAAAGTGATGGGGAGGGGATGGTTTGGAGAGATGGGCAGCCAGTCCAG GGCCTAACGAAAGAGGGAGAAAAGACGAGCTACATCTTGTCAGAATGTCTGAAAGACGAGGAACCTCACAG TGTCACTCTTTATGTGGAAATGGCCTGCAATGGCCTTTTTGGAGCTGGTCAGGGGTCGATGATTGCAGCTCCAGACCCAAACAGGAAGTTTTCTATCCAGAAAGCTGAGCTGGTGATATTCAACCGGGATGTAAGGCAGCTGCTGACTGAGTTTGAGATGCTCGTTGACATTGTTAAG GAACTTGGAGAAGGCGAGCAGCGAGGGTATCAGGCACTCTTCACCGTCAATGAGATGGTAAACCTCTGTGACCCAAACGATCCCAGCTCTTTCTCGGAAGCACGCCGCCTGGCGAGCAAGTTCTTCAACCAGCAGAACGGAGAGAGCCAGCACATGGTCCACGCGATGGGTCACTGCCACATCGACTCAG CCTGGCTGTGGCCCTACGAAGAGACGATTCGCAAATGTGGCCGAAGTTGGGTGACGGTGGTCAATTTAATGGATAAAAACCCAGATTTCATCTTTACGTGCTCTCAG GCTCAACAGTTCCAGTGGGTGAAGAGCTGGTACCCAGGACTTTTCTCCAAGATTCAGCATTACGTGAAGAAAGGCCGCTTCATTCCAGTTGGAGGGACGTGGGTGGAAATG GATGGGAATCTGCCCTCGGGAGAGTCCATGGTCCGGCAGTTCTTGGAAGGGCAGCGGTTCTTCAACCAAGAATTTGGGATGTATTGCAAAGAG TTTTGGCTCCCAGATACGTTCGGTTACTCCGCGCAGCTTCCCCAGATAATGCAGGGCTGTGGcatttccaattttctgacacagAAGCTGAGCTGGAATCTGGTCAACACCTTTCCT cacaacacatttttCTGGGAGGGTCTGGACGGCTCCAAGGTCTTGACTCACTTCCCACCTGGAAATTCCTACGAAATGAAAGCTAAGATTGAAGAA CTGGTAAGAACTGTGAGGAATAACAAAGACAAAGGCAGGGCCAACCACAGTGCGGCATTGTTTGGCTATGGAGATGGTGGCGGTGGACCCACACAGCTGATGCTTGACAGACTGCGCCTGGTTCAGGATACAGATGGACTTCCCAA GGTCCAGATGTCCACCCCTGACAGACTTTTCTCCCAGCTCCGTGCGGAGTCGGCTCTGCTGTGCACTTGGAGTGGAGAGCTGTTCCTCGAGCTGCACAACGGCACTTATACCACGCAGGCCCAG ATTAAACGAGAGAACCGGCAGTGTGAGACTCTGCTCCATGATGTCGAGGTAGCCAGCAGCTTGGCCCTGTGCCGAAACAGGACGTTTCTGTATCCTCAGGAAAAACTGCAGCAGCTCTGGAG GCTGCTTCTTCTGAACCAGTTCCACGATGTGATCCCTGGCAGCTGCGTCGGGGTGGTCGTGGACGATGCCCTCAAATATTACaatg ATATCCGTAGCGACGGTTCTGTCCTCCTGCGGGAGGCGTGCGAGGCTTTGGGGCCTAAGGGGAGCTCTGTCGGGGTCTTCAACTCTCTGCCATGGGAGCGCCATGAAGTCGTACAGATTCAAGATGGCACGGATAAACCCGGTCTAG CCTTGGTGAGAGCTCCCAGTGTCGGTGCGTCTCCTGTCATAGATATACAGCCGGTGACTGCAGTCTCCGTCACCCTTCAG GCCGACGGCACGGTCCTAATGGAGAATGGAATATTAAAGGCAGCCATAAACAGAGACGGCACCTTGGCCTCACTGTGTTTGATCGGTTCAAACAG AGAAACTATCTCGGACGGCTGCGTGGGCAACCAGTTTGTCATGTTTGACGACGTTCCTCTTTATTGGGATGCTTGGGATGTGATGGACTACCACCTGCAGACAAG GAAACCTGTGTCGGAGGTGGTGCAGCCAGCTCATGTGGTGTCCTCGGGTGGGCTTCGGGGCAGCGTCGGCTTCACCCTCAGGATAAGCGATAAGAGCGTGGTCACGCAGGAGATCGTCATGGATGCCATGTGTCCTTACATCAAGTTTGACACAAAG GTGGAGTGGGCGGAGTCGCACAAGTTCCTGAAGGTGGAGTTTCCCGTGCGAGTGCGCAGCCCCAATGCCACGTATGAGATCCAGTTTGGGCATCTGCAGAGACCCACGCACCGGAACACATCGTGGGACTGGGCCAGATTTGAG gtctgGGGCCACAAATGGGCCGACTTGTCAGAGCACAACTTCGGAGTCGCCCTTCTCAACGACAGCAAATACGGTTATTCTGTCCACGAGAACACAATGACTTTGTCCCT GTTGAGATCCCCGAAGGCCCCGGATGCCACCGCCGACATGGGAACTCATCAGTTCACTTACGCAGTTATGCCACACTCTA AATCATTCCAAGAAGCTTCGGTCATCCAGTGTGCGTACAACCTCAACTTCCCTCTGAGGCTGATCCAGTGCAGTCCCGACACCGTGCCCTGGAGTGCCTTCTCCGTCCCCGAGCCAGTCATACTTGAGACAGTTAAACAG ACTGAGGAAGGGAAGGGGATGCTTGTACTACGTCTGTTTGAGTCACACGGGAGCAGCGTGACTGTGACTTTGCGTACCACTATTCCAGTCAGAGAGGCATGGCA tTGTGACCTCCTGGAGAGACGACAGTCCACCCAGCCAGCGCACGTCACGCCCGAGGGAATCGCTCTCGACTTCACGCCCTTCCAAATTGTCACACTTCTTCTCGTTCTGTGA
- the neil1 gene encoding endonuclease 8-like 1 isoform X2: protein MPEGPELHLASLFVNKVSDGVVFSGPVRKSEVSKSPDVPFTCEAYRITATSRGKEVKLTLTPIKSDEPEKRTKSGQAEQPMDIVFRFGMSGFFRFTGEDDLPKHAHLRFYTKETPCRVLSFVDARRFGGWQPDGTWQPDRGPCIMFEYKSFRDNILSHISDRAFDRPICEVLLNQKYFNGIGNYLRAEILYRLNIPPFVSAREVLEGLESDDLLENEKPLKNEIADAKTSEKVQKKMKQEEGDLIRLCHTVPLEVIGLGGKGYDPEKADYSAFKAWLRCYYVDGMKSIRDHNGRTMWFTGDPGSMAPKNSKSPKPKKRAKKEDDDHDYTTKTKVSRSRSDGARKKVVKQESETKTKKKEKTVHPKEAPSGRSKTKKKQEENTQQRKTRASTRRRESSSAEPATGLQGRSGRGSRKGGK, encoded by the exons atgcctgaAGGACCAGAGCTCCACCTGGCCAGCCTGTTTGTGAACAAGGTGAGTGATGGAGTTGTGTTTAGTGGGCCGGTCAGGAAATCCGAGGTCAGCAAAAGTCCTGATGTGCCCTTCACTTGTGAGGCATATCGCATCACTGCCACCTCCAGAGGGAAGGAAGTGAAGCTCACACTGACGCCCATCAAGAGTGATGAGCCCGAAAAGAGGACAAAATCAGGACAGGCGGAACAGCCCATGGACATAGTCTTTCGCTTTGGGATGTCGGGCTTTTTCCGCTTCACTGGAGAGGATGATCTTCCCAAACATGCCCATCTGCGGTTTTATACCAAAGAGACGCCCTGCAGAGTGCTCAGTTTTGTGGATGCACGCAGGTTTGGCGGCTGGCAGCCCGATGGAACATGGCAGCCTGACAGAGGGCCTTGCATCATGTTTGAGTACAAAAGCTTCAG GGACAACATTTTGTCACACATATCCGACCGTGCCTTTGACCGGCCAATTTGTGAAGTCCTGCTGAATCAAAAGTACTTCAACGGTATTGGGAACTACCTGAGAGCTGAAATACTTTACAG GTTAAACATCCCACCGTTTGTTTCTGCCCGGGAGGTCCTGGAAGGCCTTGAGTCAGACGATTTGCTCGAGAATGAGAAACCTCTGAAGAATGAGATTGCAGACGCCAAG ACTTCAGAGAAGGttcaaaagaaaatgaaacaagAGGAAGGTGACCTGATCCGGCTTTGTCACACAGTACCCCTGGAAGTGATCGGCCTAG GTGGTAAGGGCTATGATCCTGAGAAGGCAGATTACTCTGCATTTAAGGCGTGGCTGCGGTGTTACTACGTAGATGGAATGAAATCTATCAGGGACCACAATGGCAGAACTATGTGGTTTACG GGAGATCCAGGCTCCATGGCACCCAAAA ATTCAAAGTCACCCAAACCAAAAAAGAGAGCCAAAAAAGAAGACGACGACCATGACTACACAACCAAGACAAAG GTTTCCAGAAGTCGGTCTGACGGCGCGAGGAAGAAGGTAGTCAAACAGGAAAGTGagaccaaaacaaagaagaaagaaaagaccgTACATCCGAAGGAAGCTCCTTCAGGGAGAAGCAAGACTAAGAAGAAACAGGAAGAAAACACACAGCAACGTAAAACAAGAGCAAGCACACGTAGGCGGGAAAGCAGCAGCGCGGAGCCAGCGACAG GTCTACAGGGAcgaagtgggagagggagcaggAAGGGCGGCAAATAA
- the neil1 gene encoding endonuclease 8-like 1 isoform X1: MPEGPELHLASLFVNKVSDGVVFSGPVRKSEVSKSPDVPFTCEAYRITATSRGKEVKLTLTPIKSDEPEKRTKSGQAEQPMDIVFRFGMSGFFRFTGEDDLPKHAHLRFYTKETPCRVLSFVDARRFGGWQPDGTWQPDRGPCIMFEYKSFRDNILSHISDRAFDRPICEVLLNQKYFNGIGNYLRAEILYRLNIPPFVSAREVLEGLESDDLLENEKPLKNEIADAKTSEKVQKKMKQEEGDLIRLCHTVPLEVIGLGGKGYDPEKADYSAFKAWLRCYYVDGMKSIRDHNGRTMWFTVSKVNFIVNLCQTMYRTCTNIHCSGFQGDPGSMAPKNSKSPKPKKRAKKEDDDHDYTTKTKVSRSRSDGARKKVVKQESETKTKKKEKTVHPKEAPSGRSKTKKKQEENTQQRKTRASTRRRESSSAEPATGLQGRSGRGSRKGGK, from the exons atgcctgaAGGACCAGAGCTCCACCTGGCCAGCCTGTTTGTGAACAAGGTGAGTGATGGAGTTGTGTTTAGTGGGCCGGTCAGGAAATCCGAGGTCAGCAAAAGTCCTGATGTGCCCTTCACTTGTGAGGCATATCGCATCACTGCCACCTCCAGAGGGAAGGAAGTGAAGCTCACACTGACGCCCATCAAGAGTGATGAGCCCGAAAAGAGGACAAAATCAGGACAGGCGGAACAGCCCATGGACATAGTCTTTCGCTTTGGGATGTCGGGCTTTTTCCGCTTCACTGGAGAGGATGATCTTCCCAAACATGCCCATCTGCGGTTTTATACCAAAGAGACGCCCTGCAGAGTGCTCAGTTTTGTGGATGCACGCAGGTTTGGCGGCTGGCAGCCCGATGGAACATGGCAGCCTGACAGAGGGCCTTGCATCATGTTTGAGTACAAAAGCTTCAG GGACAACATTTTGTCACACATATCCGACCGTGCCTTTGACCGGCCAATTTGTGAAGTCCTGCTGAATCAAAAGTACTTCAACGGTATTGGGAACTACCTGAGAGCTGAAATACTTTACAG GTTAAACATCCCACCGTTTGTTTCTGCCCGGGAGGTCCTGGAAGGCCTTGAGTCAGACGATTTGCTCGAGAATGAGAAACCTCTGAAGAATGAGATTGCAGACGCCAAG ACTTCAGAGAAGGttcaaaagaaaatgaaacaagAGGAAGGTGACCTGATCCGGCTTTGTCACACAGTACCCCTGGAAGTGATCGGCCTAG GTGGTAAGGGCTATGATCCTGAGAAGGCAGATTACTCTGCATTTAAGGCGTGGCTGCGGTGTTACTACGTAGATGGAATGAAATCTATCAGGGACCACAATGGCAGAACTATGTGGTTTACGGTGAGTAAAGTAAACTTTATTGTAAATCTTTGTCAGACAATGTACCGTACTTGCACTAATATCCACTGCTCTGGTTTTCAGGGAGATCCAGGCTCCATGGCACCCAAAA ATTCAAAGTCACCCAAACCAAAAAAGAGAGCCAAAAAAGAAGACGACGACCATGACTACACAACCAAGACAAAG GTTTCCAGAAGTCGGTCTGACGGCGCGAGGAAGAAGGTAGTCAAACAGGAAAGTGagaccaaaacaaagaagaaagaaaagaccgTACATCCGAAGGAAGCTCCTTCAGGGAGAAGCAAGACTAAGAAGAAACAGGAAGAAAACACACAGCAACGTAAAACAAGAGCAAGCACACGTAGGCGGGAAAGCAGCAGCGCGGAGCCAGCGACAG GTCTACAGGGAcgaagtgggagagggagcaggAAGGGCGGCAAATAA